A region from the Stutzerimonas stutzeri genome encodes:
- a CDS encoding dienelactone hydrolase family protein yields MRYYLLGTLMAMSAVAHAEVQTREIPYTAADGTEMIGYYAYDDAIEGKRPGVVVVHEWWGLNDYAKSRARDLAELGYSALAIDMYGEGKHTEHPKDAMSFMKAALSDAEAAKGRFNAGLDLLKQQAQTDTEKLAAVGYCFGGKVVLDMARQGAPLDGVVSFHGALATQTRATPGSVKARVLVEHGAADSMVSADDVAALSAEMVKAGADYRLVSLPGAKHGFTNPGADKFQKQGVDVAYNQTADERSWQDMQRFLDETFESGQ; encoded by the coding sequence ATGCGTTACTACCTGCTCGGTACATTGATGGCCATGAGCGCCGTCGCCCATGCTGAAGTCCAGACCCGCGAAATCCCCTATACCGCCGCCGATGGCACCGAGATGATCGGCTACTACGCCTACGATGATGCGATCGAAGGCAAGCGCCCCGGCGTGGTAGTCGTCCATGAGTGGTGGGGCCTCAACGACTACGCCAAGAGCCGCGCTCGTGACCTTGCCGAACTGGGCTACAGCGCACTGGCCATCGATATGTACGGCGAGGGCAAACATACCGAGCATCCCAAGGACGCCATGAGCTTCATGAAGGCCGCGCTGTCCGATGCCGAGGCCGCCAAGGGCCGTTTCAATGCCGGGCTGGACCTGCTCAAGCAGCAAGCGCAGACCGATACCGAGAAACTTGCCGCGGTTGGCTACTGCTTCGGCGGCAAGGTCGTGCTGGACATGGCGCGCCAAGGCGCCCCGCTCGACGGTGTCGTCAGCTTCCATGGCGCACTGGCCACCCAAACCCGCGCCACCCCCGGCAGCGTAAAGGCACGCGTGCTGGTCGAACATGGCGCCGCCGACAGCATGGTCAGCGCTGACGACGTCGCGGCGCTGAGCGCCGAAATGGTCAAGGCCGGCGCCGACTACCGGCTCGTCTCCCTGCCCGGCGCCAAGCACGGCTTCACCAACCCCGGCGCCGACAAATTCCAGAAACAAGGCGTCGACGTGGCGTACAACCAGACCGCCGACGAACGCTCCTGGCAGGATATGCAGCGCTTTCTAGACGAGACCTTCGAGTCGGGGCAATAA
- a CDS encoding META domain-containing protein, with protein sequence MKALLMVGLAAVSVTGCSVEPLTLQNDVTYIAEWIGDEPVVGRNPVSLTFSEDRAYGNAGCNHWFASYRLDGQKLRFSEIGSTRKMCAEHIMKQEQHFLELLSQIERWDVSKIDQLRFWPTQGAPLRVWPEQN encoded by the coding sequence ATGAAAGCCCTCTTGATGGTCGGTTTGGCCGCGGTGTCCGTTACGGGTTGCTCGGTCGAGCCACTGACGCTGCAGAACGACGTCACCTACATCGCCGAGTGGATCGGCGACGAACCCGTGGTCGGACGTAATCCGGTCTCGCTGACCTTCAGCGAAGACCGCGCGTACGGCAACGCCGGCTGCAATCACTGGTTCGCCAGCTACCGGCTCGACGGCCAAAAGCTGCGCTTTAGCGAAATCGGAAGCACGCGCAAGATGTGCGCCGAGCACATCATGAAGCAGGAACAGCACTTCCTCGAACTGCTCTCGCAGATCGAGCGCTGGGATGTCTCCAAGATCGACCAACTACGCTTCTGGCCCACCCAGGGTGCTCCACTGCGCGTCTGGCCCGAACAGAACTGA